Below is a genomic region from Paenibacillus pabuli.
GCGTAATAATCAAACGTGGAGGGTGAAGATCGCATCAATTCAAAGAAACTGCGAATGACCCCCAGATTGTGCTCTGAACGAATATGAATCCGGCCCGGATATACTTCTGCATATAGTCTCAACTTCTCCATTGTACCGTCTGTAGATCCATCGTCTCTTATATAGATTTGAGTCTCAACTTGAACTTGAGCTATCAGGCTATCCATCTGTTCACTGATATAGCGCTCACCGTTGTAGGTGGACATCATAATCAATACCTTGGGTTGTTTCACATCGCACCTCTTTAGTTAAATAACGTTGGATCTTTCTCATATAGAGATTCCTTTCTATTATAAACGAAATCTCCCGCTCATAAGTTACTGGCGGGAGATTAAAGTACTCAATTCTTTTCTATGTGTATTTCTTTCAGAAAATCTCGCAGTCCTTCTCGCCAAGGCCTAAGGTCATTTAAGCCATTGGTCCGGATCGACAAGTGCTCCATTACGGAGTTTCGTGGACGTGGGGCAGGACGTGGAAACTGGTCTGTAGCACAAGGATCAACTTCAGCTTGAATATGGAAACCAGGGAATGACTGAGCTTCTTCAAAGATCGCTTGAGTGAATTCATACCACGTACACGCCCCACTGTTGGAAGCGTGGTAGACACCGTATTTTTCAGTACTCATTAATTCCAGCAAAAAATGGGCCAAATCAACCGTATACGTAGGTGATCCCTTCTGGTCGTGTACAACTTGAAGCTTGGGCTTCTCCTGACCAAGTTTCAACATGGTTTTGACAAAATTATTTCCGTAAAAACCATACACCCACGAAGTGCGGACAATAAACCATCGTGAAGATAACGATTGTACCAGCACCTCTCCGGCGCGCTTGGATTTGCCATAGACACTTTGCGGATTGGTATTATCATATTCCTGGTAAGGTACATCGGTAGTACCGTCGAATACATAATCCGTACTGATATAGATGAGCTTTGCTCCAGTCTGCTCAGCAGCTACCGCAATATTTCGGGTCCCTGTGGCATTGACTTGATATGCTCCGTCTACATCCGTCTCGGCGGCATCCACCGCAGTATAAGCCGCACAATGAATGACCACCTCTGGATGATATGTCGATATAACATTGTTGCATTCAACCTGATCCGTGATGTCCAATTCATCGCGAGCACAAGCCAGAACGGAATGTCCCTCTTTTTCCAAAAGAAGCACCACATCGCGCCCCAGCTGTCCGTTGGCTCCAGTCACAAGCACCTTCATGCCTTGGCGTCTCCCAAACGAGAACCGTATTGCTTCTCATAGTAATCCTGGTAGGCCCCCGATTGGATACGCGTCCACCATTCCTTATTATCCAGATACCACTGGATGGTTTCCTTGATTCCCGTCTCAAAGTTATGCTTGGGCTTCCAGCCGAGTTCGGTCATCGTTTTGGTGGGGTCGATACCATATCTGCGATCATGTCCAGGTCGATCCTGCACATATTTGATTAGCGACTCGGGCTTGCCAAGCTGCTCCAGAATGTTCTTCACAATGTGCACGTTAGTCCGCTCGTTATTGCCACCAATATTGTACACCTCGCCATTGCGTCCCTGGTGAATGACCAGATCAATCGCGCTGCAATGGTCCTCTACATAAAGCCAATCCCGAATGTTCAGCCCGTCTCCGTACACAGGTAGAGCTTCATCATTCAACGCACGCGAGATCATGAGTGGAATGAGTTTCTCGGGGAACTGGAAT
It encodes:
- the rfbD gene encoding dTDP-4-dehydrorhamnose reductase; the protein is MKVLVTGANGQLGRDVVLLLEKEGHSVLACARDELDITDQVECNNVISTYHPEVVIHCAAYTAVDAAETDVDGAYQVNATGTRNIAVAAEQTGAKLIYISTDYVFDGTTDVPYQEYDNTNPQSVYGKSKRAGEVLVQSLSSRWFIVRTSWVYGFYGNNFVKTMLKLGQEKPKLQVVHDQKGSPTYTVDLAHFLLELMSTEKYGVYHASNSGACTWYEFTQAIFEEAQSFPGFHIQAEVDPCATDQFPRPAPRPRNSVMEHLSIRTNGLNDLRPWREGLRDFLKEIHIEKN